A region from the Aquimarina sp. ERC-38 genome encodes:
- a CDS encoding type IX secretion system membrane protein PorP/SprF — MRYFILFLFSVSFVSAQDGFPLYTDYLSDNLYLVHPSMAGAANSNKIRLTARKQWFDIDNAPNTQSANINFRTGDKVGLGAAFYKDENGRFEQSGGYVTFAYHLLFSRDRTDLNMLSFGLSALFAQSNVDLRGLFDPTDQDPIILPNRVQKDGYFNLDFGLSYNFLNWYAHFTVKNLIPFNRDIFDNTAINFDPADPNRITTADSNNQRRYLFSGGKTIGISNSFSIEPSFLYQITENTGENTIDINAKVYQDVGSLLTLWGGISYRRAFDGAQFSTGGLAVETQKLQYITPFAGFHYKQWMLGYTYNYQLNDILVSNSGFHQLTLGYDFGKRKERYPCLCPAINL, encoded by the coding sequence TTGAGATATTTTATTCTTTTTCTATTTAGTGTTTCCTTTGTAAGTGCTCAAGATGGGTTTCCATTATATACGGATTATTTATCAGATAACTTATACCTGGTGCATCCCTCCATGGCAGGTGCTGCAAATTCAAATAAAATACGTTTAACTGCTCGTAAACAATGGTTTGATATTGATAATGCTCCTAATACACAATCTGCCAATATTAATTTTAGAACCGGAGATAAGGTAGGTTTAGGTGCAGCCTTTTACAAAGACGAAAACGGACGTTTTGAACAGAGCGGGGGGTATGTGACTTTCGCCTATCATTTGTTATTCTCAAGGGATCGTACGGATCTTAATATGTTATCCTTTGGGTTGAGTGCTTTATTTGCGCAATCTAATGTAGATTTAAGAGGGTTATTTGACCCTACGGACCAGGATCCTATTATACTACCTAACCGAGTTCAAAAAGACGGTTACTTTAACCTGGATTTCGGGCTTTCTTACAATTTCCTAAATTGGTACGCTCACTTTACGGTTAAAAATTTAATTCCCTTTAACCGGGATATTTTTGATAACACGGCAATTAACTTTGACCCTGCTGACCCTAATCGTATTACTACGGCGGATTCAAACAATCAAAGGCGCTACTTGTTTTCGGGTGGAAAGACGATAGGAATTAGTAATAGTTTTAGTATCGAACCTTCCTTTTTATACCAGATTACAGAAAATACTGGGGAGAACACCATAGATATCAATGCTAAAGTATACCAAGATGTGGGGAGCCTGCTTACCTTGTGGGGAGGTATTTCTTACCGTCGTGCATTTGACGGCGCCCAATTTTCAACCGGAGGCCTTGCTGTAGAAACCCAAAAGTTACAGTATATTACCCCTTTTGCCGGGTTTCACTACAAACAATGGATGTTAGGGTATACTTATAATTATCAATTGAATGACATTTTAGTTTCAAACAGTGGTTTTCACCAGTTGACGCTAGGGTATGATTTTGGAAAACGGAAAGAACGCTATCCCTGCCTTTGTCCTGCTATAAATTTATAG